In the Symmachiella macrocystis genome, CGCCAAGGAATCTGTGATGCGCTTTGCATGGGGAGTGGTGATCGTCTTAGCCATGGCAGGTTCAGCCAGCCCGTGTCTAGCACAACGTGGTGGGCCATCCCCTGAACGGTTCTTTCGCTATCTCGACAACGATGGAGATGGCACGATTCGCGGCAGCGAATGGGATCGCATACCGCGGTTGCGGGGCATGCTGGAAGATATGGAGATCGACCCCGAACGTGGCGTGAAACTGGAGGAATTTGAAAGCCTCTCTGGCGAAATGATGCAACGCATGCGCGACCAAGGAGGGTTTCGTGGTCGCGGTCGGCGTGGTGATCGCGGTGGTGATCGCGAAGATGACCGTGGTGGAGATGAAAGACGTGATCGTGGCAGATTTGGCCGTGACTCTGAAGAATCAGACTCAGGCCGCGGGAGACGTGACTCTGGACGTCGCGGAAGTTCCCGTTTCGGCGGTTCATCACGCGATAGCGACTCGAATGACGACGGGGACTCGGAGCGTCGTGGTTTTGGGCGTCGTCGCTCAAATAACGGCGATTCCAACGATGAAAACAGATCATCCCGAGGCGGTCGACGCCAGGGAAGACAGGACCGCAACGAGACGAATCGCAGCAGAAGAAGCAGCAGTCGACAAGATTCCGGGGATGAGGAAAAACCGCGTGTCACGCTGACTCTTCCGGCCGAGTATGCCTCCAAAGACCAAAACCGCGACGGCCAACTGGGATTGTATGAATGGCCGCAAACGGATTTCTCGGCATTCGCCCGCTTAGACCACAATGGCGATGGTTTTTTAACGCCACGGGAATTGCAACGATCCGACCGTCCGTCCAGCAATGTCTCTGCCGTCAGCGTCGCCGCGCCATCGGCCC is a window encoding:
- a CDS encoding EF-hand domain-containing protein, with protein sequence MRFAWGVVIVLAMAGSASPCLAQRGGPSPERFFRYLDNDGDGTIRGSEWDRIPRLRGMLEDMEIDPERGVKLEEFESLSGEMMQRMRDQGGFRGRGRRGDRGGDREDDRGGDERRDRGRFGRDSEESDSGRGRRDSGRRGSSRFGGSSRDSDSNDDGDSERRGFGRRRSNNGDSNDENRSSRGGRRQGRQDRNETNRSRRSSSRQDSGDEEKPRVTLTLPAEYASKDQNRDGQLGLYEWPQTDFSAFARLDHNGDGFLTPRELQRSDRPSSNVSAVSVAAPSARPSRTVAKPVSASSSDQDGSKYQKAAEFAFRALDRDKDGVVTAAEWKRSRSTRPLFEKGGVDISQTMSREDFIANYVRLRSQ